The following coding sequences lie in one Gorilla gorilla gorilla isolate KB3781 chromosome 5, NHGRI_mGorGor1-v2.1_pri, whole genome shotgun sequence genomic window:
- the MDC1 gene encoding mediator of DNA damage checkpoint protein 1 isoform X2, whose protein sequence is MEDTQAIDWDVEEEEETEQSSESLRCNVEPVGRLHIFSGAHGPEKDFPLHLGKNVVGRMPDCSVALPFPSISKQHAEIEILAWDKAPILRDCGSLNGTQILRPPKVLSPGVSHRLRNQELILFADLLCQYHRLDVSLPFVSRGPLTVEETPRVQGGTQPQRLLLAEDSEEEVDFLSERCMVNKSRTTSSSVIVPESDEEGHSPVLGGLGPPFAFNLNSDTDVEEGQQPATEEASSAARRGATVEAKQSEAEVVTEIQLEKDQPLVKERDDDTKVKRGAGNGVVPAGVILERSQPPGEDSDTDVDDDSRPPGRPAEVHLERAQPFGFIDNDTDVEEERIPATPVVIPMKKRKIFHGVGTRGPGAPGLAHLQESQAGSDTDVEEGRAPQAVPLEKSQASMVINSDTDDEEEVSAALTLAHLKESQPAIWNRDAEEDMPQRVVLLQRSQTTTERDSDTDVEEEELPVENREAVLKDHTKIRALVRAHSEKDQPPFGDSDDSVEADKSSPGIHLERSQASTTVDINTQVEKEVPPGAAIIHIKKHQVSVEGTNQTDVKAVGGPAKLLVVSLEEAWPLHGDCETDAEEGTSLAASAVADVRKSQLPAEGDAGAEWTAAVLKQERAHEVGAQGGPPVAQVEQDLPISRENLTDLVVDTDTLGESTQPQREGAQVPTGREREQHVGGTKDSEDNYGDSEDLDLQATQCFLENQGLEVQSMEDEPTQAFMLTPPQELGPSHCSFQTTGTLDEPWEVLATQPFCLREFEDSETQPFDTHLEAYGPCLSPPRAIPGDQHPESPVHTEPMGIQGRGRQTVDKVMGIPKETAERVGPERGPLERETEKLLPERQTDVTGEEELTKGIQDREQKQLLARDTQRQESDKNGESASPERDRESLKVEIETSEEIQVKQVQKQTLPSKAFEREVERPVANRECDPAELEEKVPKVILERDTQRGEPEGGSQDQKGQASSPTLEPGVGAGDLPGPTSAPVPSGSQSGGRGSPVSPRRHQKGLLNCKMPPAEKASRIRAAEVSRGDQESPDACLPPTVPEAPAPPQKPLNSHSQKHLAPPPLLSPLLPSIKPTVRKTRQDGSQEAPEAPLSSELEPFHPKPKIRTWKSSRMTPFPATSAAPEPHPSTSTAQPVTPKPTSQATRSRTNRSSVKTPEPVVPTAPELQPSTSTDQPVTSEPTSQVTRGRKSRSSVKTPETVVPTALELQPSTSTDRPVTSEPTSQATRGRKNRSSVKTPEPVVPTAPELQPSTSTDQPVTSEPTYQATRGRKNRSSVKTPEPVVPTAPELQPSTSTDRPVTSEPRSQATRGRKNRSSVKTPEPVVPTAPELQPSTSTDQPVTSEPTSQATRGRKNRSSVKTPETVVPTAPELRPSTSTDQPVTPRPTSWTTRSRTNMSSVKTPETVVPTAPELQLSTSTDQPVTPKPTSRTTRSRTNMSSVKNPESTVPIAPELPPSTSTEQPVTPEPTSRATRGRKNRSSGKTPETLVPTAPKLQPSTSTDQPVTPEPTSQATRGRTNRSSMKTPETVVPTAPELQPSTSTDQPVTPEPTSQATRGRTDRSSVKTPETVVPTAPELQASASTDQPVTSEPTFRTTRGRKNRSSVKTPETVVPTAPELQPSTSIDQPVTPEPSSRATRGRTNRSSVKTPESIVPIAPELQPSTSRNQLVTPEPTSRATRCRTNRSSVKTPEPVVPTAPEPHPTTSTDQPVTPKLTSRATRRKTNRSSIKTPKPVEPAASDLEPFTPTDQSVTPEAIAQGGQSKTLRSSTVRAMAVPTTPEFQSPVTTDQPISPEPITQPSCIKRQRAAGNPGSLAAPIDHKPCSAPLEPKSQASRNQRWGAVRAAESLTAIPEPASPQLLETPTHASQIQKVEPAGRSRFTPELQPKASQSRKRSLATMDSPPHQKQPQRGEVSQKTVIIKEEEEDTAEKPGKEEDVVTPKPGKRKRDQAEEESNRIPSRSLRRTKLNQESTAPKVLFTGVVDARGERAVLALGGSLAGSAAEASHLVTDRIRRTVKFLCALGRGIPILSLDWLHQSRKAGFFLPPDEYVVTDPEQEKNFGFSLQDSLSRARERRLLEGYEIYVTPGVQPPPPQMGEIISCCGGTYLPSMPRSYKPQRVVITCPQDFPHCSIPLRVGLPLLSPEFLLTGVLKQEAKPEAFVLSPLEMSST, encoded by the exons ATGGAGGACACCCAGGCTATTGACTGGGATgttgaagaagaggaggagacagagCAATCCAGTGAATCCTTGAGGTGTAACGTGGAGCCAGTAGGGCGGCTACATATCTTTAGTGGTGCCCATGGACCAGAAAAAG ATTTCCCACTACACCTCGGGAAGAATGTGGTAGGCCGAATGCCTGACTGCTCTGTGGCCCTGCCCTTTCCATCTATCTCCAAACAACATGCAGAGATTGAAATCTTAGCCTGGGACAAGGCACCTATCCTCCGAGACTGTGGGAGCCTTAATGGTACTCAAATCCTGAGACCTCCTAAGGTTTTGAGCCCTGGGGTGAGTCACCGTCTGAGGAACCAGGAATTGATTCTCTTTGCTGACTTGCTCTGCCAGTACCATCGCCTGGATGTCTCTCTGCCCTTTGTCTCCCGGGGCCCTCTGACAGTAGAAGAGACACCCAGGGTACAGGGAGGAACTCAACCCCAGAGGCTTCTGCTGGCTGAGGACTCGGAGGAGGAAGTAG attttctttctgaaagGTGTATGGTAAACAAATCAAGGACCACATCTTCCTCTGTGATAGTTCCAGAGAG TGATGAAGAGGGGCATTCCCCTGTCCTGGGCGGCCTTGGGCCGCCTTTTGCCTTCAATTTGAACAGTGACACAGATGTGGAAGAAGGTCAGCAACCAGCCACAGAGGAGGCCTCCTCAGCTGCCAGAAGAGGTGCCACTGTAGAGGCAAAGCAGTCTGAAGCTGAAGTTGTAACTGAAATCCAGCTTGAAAAGGATCAGCCTTTAGTGAAGGAGAGGGACGATGATACAAAAGTCAAGAGGGGTGCAGGGAATGGGGTGGTTCCAGCTGGGGTGATTCTGGAGAGGAGCCAACCTCCTGGAGAGGACAGTGACACAGATGTGGATGATGACAGCAGGCCTCCTGGAAGGCCAGCTGAGGTCCATTTGGAAAGGGCTCAGCCTTTTGGCTTCATTGACAACGACACTGATGTGGAAGAAGAGAGGATCCCAGCAACCCCAGTTGTCATTCCTATGAAGAAGAGGAAGATCTTCCATGGAGTAGGTACAAGGGGTCCTGGagcaccaggcctggcccatcTGCAGGAGAGCCAGGCTGGTAGTGATACAGATGTGGAGGAAGGCAGGGCCCCACAGGCTGTCCCTCTGGAGAAAAGCCAAGCTTCCATGGTTATCAACAGCGATACAGATGACGAGGAAGAAGTCTCAGCAGCGCTGACTTTGGCACATCTGAAAGAGAGCCAGCCTGCTATATGGAACAGAGATGCAGAAGAGGACATGCCCCAACGTGTGGTCCTTCTGCAGCGAAGCCAAACCACCACTGAGAGAGACAGTGACACAGACGTGGAGGAGGAAGAGCTCCCAGTGGAAAATAGAGAAGCTGTCCTCAAGGATCACACAAAGATTAGAGCCCTTGTTAGAGCACATTCAGAAAAGGACCAACCTCCTTTTGGGGACAGTGATGACAGTGTGGAAGCAGATAAGAGCTCACCTGGGATCCACCTGGAGAGAAGCCAAGCCTCCACCACAGTGGACATCAACACACAAGTGGAGAAGGAAGTCCCACCAGGGGCAGCCATTATACATATAAAGAAGCATCAGGTGTCTGTGGAGGGGACAAATCAAACAGATGTGAAAGCAGTTGGGGGACCAGCAAAGCTGCTTGTGGTATCTCTAGAGGAAGCCTGGCCTCTGCATGGGGACTGTGAAACAGATGCAGAGGAGGGCACCTCCTTAGCAGCCTCAGCAGTTGCAGATGTAAGAAAGAGCCAGCTTCCAGCAGAAGGGGATGCTGGGGCAGAGTGGACTGCAGCTGTTCTTAAGCAGGAGAGAGCTCATGAGGTGGGGGCCCAGGGTGGGCCACCTGTGGCACAAGTAGAGCAGGACCTCCCTATCTCAAGAGAGAACCTCACAGATCTGGTGGTGGACACAGACACTCTAGGGGAATCCACCCAGCCACAGAGAGAGGGAGCCCAGGTCCccacaggaagggagagagaacaaCATGTGGGTGGGACCAAGGACTCTGAAGACAACTATGGTG ATTCTGAAGATCTGGACCTACAAGCTACCCAGTGCTTTCTGGAGAATCAGGGCCTGGAAG TCCAGAGCATGGAGGATGAACCTACCCAGGCCTTCATGTTGACTCCACCCCAAGAGCTTGGCCCTTCCCATTGCAGCTTCCAGACAACAG GTACCCTAGATGAACCATGGGAGGTCCTGGCTACACAGCCATTCTGTCTGAGAGAGTTTGAGGACTCTGAGACCCAGCCTTTTGACACCCACCTTGAGGCCTATGGACCTTGCCTGTCTCCACCTAGGGCAATACCAGGAGACCAACATCCAGAGAGCCCAGTTCACACAGAGCCAATGGGGATTCAAGGCAGAGGGAGGCAGACTGTGGATAAAGTCATGGGTATACCAAAAGAAACAGCAGAGAGGGTGGGCCCTGAGAGAGGGCCAttggagagagaaactgagaaacTGCTACCAGAAAGACAGACAGATGTGACAGGAGAGGAAGAATTAACCAAGGGGATACAGGACAGAGAACAAAAACAGTTGTTAGCTAGAGACACCCAGAGACAAGAATCTGACAAAAATGGGGAAAGTGCAAGTCCTGAAAGAGATAGGGAGAGTTTGAAGGTAGAAATTGAGACATCTGAGGAAATACAAGTGAAACAAGTACAGAAGCAGACCCTTCCAAGCAAAGCATTTGAGAGAGAAGTAGAGAGACCAGTAGCAAACAGAGAGTGCGATCCAGCCGAGTTAGAAGAGAAGGTGCCCAAAGTGATCCTGGAGAGAGATACACAGAGAGGGGAGCCAGAGGGAGGGAGCCAGGACCAGAAAGGGCAGGCCTCCAGCCCAACACTAGagcctggggtgggggcgggggaccTTCCGGGACCTACCTCAGCCCCCGTACCTTCTGGGAGCCAGTCAGGTGGAAGGGGATCCCCAGTGAGCCCCAGGAGGCATCAGAAAG GCCTCCTGAATTGCAAGATGCCACCTGCTGAGAAGGCTTCCAGGATCAGAGCTGCTGAGGTTTCCAGG GGCGATCAGGAATCTCCAGATGCTTGTCTGCCTCCTACAGTGCCTgaagccccagccccaccccaaaaGCCCCTTAACTCTCACAGCCAGAAACATCTTGCACCTCCGCCCCTTCTTTCTCCCCTTTTACCTTCTATCAAGCCAACCGTTCGTAAGACCAGGCAAGATGGGAGTCAGGAAGCTCCAGAGGCTCCCTTGTCCTCAGAGCTGGAGCCTTTCCACCCAAAGCCTAAAATTAGAACTTGGAAGTCCTCCAGAATGACACCCTTTCCAGCTACCTCTGCTGCCCCTGAGCCCCACCCTTCCACCTCCACAGCCCAGCCAGTCACTCCCAAGCCCACATCTCAGGCCACTAGGAGCAGGACAAATAGGTCCTCTGTCAAGACCCCTGAACCAGTTGTCCCCACAGCCCCTGAGCTCCAGCCTTCCACCTCCACAGACCAGCCTGTCACCTCTGAGCCCACATCTCAGGTTACTAGGGGAAGAAAAAGTAGATCCTCTGTCAAGACCCCTGAAACAGTTGTGCCCACAGCCCTTGAGCTCCAGCCTTCCACCTCCACCGACCGACCTGTCACCTCTGAACCCACATCTCAGGCTACTAGGGGAAGAAAAAATAGATCCTCTGTCAAGACCCCTGAACCAGTTGTCCCCACAGCCCCTGAGCTCCAGCCTTCCACCTCCACAGACCAGCCTGTCACTTCTGAGCCCACATATCAGGCTACTAGGGGAAGAAAAAATAGATCCTCTGTCAAGACCCCTGAACCAGTTGTCCCCACAGCCCCTGAGCTCCAGCCTTCCACCTCCACCGACCGACCTGTCACCTCTGAACCCAGATCTCAGGCTACTAGGGGAAGAAAAAATAGATCCTCTGTCAAGACCCCTGAACCAGTTGTCCCCACAGCCCCTGAGCTCCAGCCTTCCACCTCCACAGACCAACCTGTCACCTCTGAGCCCACATCTCAGGCTACTAGGGGAAGAAAAAATAGATCCTCTGTCAAGACCCCTGAAACAGTTGTGCCCACAGCCCCTGAGCTCCGGCCTTCCACCTCCACAGACCAGCCTGTCACCCCCAGGCCCACATCTTGGACCACTAGGAGCAGGACAAATATGTCCTCTGTCAAGACCCCTGAAACAGTTGTCCCCACAGCCCCTGAGCTCCAGCTTTCCACCTCCACAGACCAACCTGTCACCCCTAAGCCCACATCTCGGACCACTAGGAGCAGGACAAATATGTCCTCTGTGAAGAACCCTGAATCAACTGTCCCTATAGCCCCTGAGCTCCCACCTTCCACCTCCACAGAGCAGCCTGTCACCCCTGAGCCCACATCTCGGGCTactagaggaagaaaaaatagatcCTCTGGCAAGACCCCTGAAACACTTGTCCCCACAGCCCCTAAGCTCCAGCCTTCCACTTCCACAGACCAACCTGTCACTCCTGAGCCCACATCTCAGGCCACCAGGGGCAGGACAAATAGGTCCTCTATGAAGACCCCTGAAACAGTTGTCCCCACAGCCCCTGAGCTCCAGCCTTCCACCTCCACAGACCAGCCTGTTACCCCTGAGCCTACGTCTCAGGCTACTAGGGGAAGAACAGATAGATCCTCTGTCAAGACTCCTGAAACAGTTGTCCCCACAGCCCCTGAGCTACAGGCTTCCGCCTCCACAGACCAGCCTGTCACCTCTGAGCCCACATTTCGGACCACTAGGGGAAGAAAAAATCGGTCCTCTGTCAAGACCCCTGAAACAGTTGTGCCCACAGCCCCTGAGCTCCAGCCTTCCACCTCCATAGACCAACCTGTCACCCCTGAGCCCTCATCTCGGGCCACTAGGGGCAGGACAAATAGGTCCTCTGTCAAGACTCCTGAATCAATTGTCCCTATAGCCCCTGAGCTTCAGCCTTCCACCTCCAGAAACCAGCTTGTCACCCCTGAGCCCACATCTCGGGCCACTAGGTGCAGGACAAATAGGTCCTCTGTCAAGACCCCTGAGCCAGTTGTCCCCACAGCCCCTGAGCCCCATCCTACCACCTCCACAGACCAGCCTGTCACCCCCAAGCTCACGTCTAGGGCCACTAGGAGAAAGACAAATAGGTCCTCTATCAAGACTCCCAAACCAGTTGAACCAGCAGCCTCTGATCTTGAGCCTTTTACCCCCACAGACCAGTCTGTCACCCCTGAGGCCATAGCTCAGGGTGGTCAGAGCAAAACACTGAGGTCTTCCACAGTAAGAGCTATGGCGGTTCCTACCACCCCTGAATTCCAATCTCCTGTCACCACAGACCAGCCTATTTCCCCTGAGCCTATTACTCAACCCAGTTGCATCAAGAGGCAGAGAGCCGCTGGGAACCCTGGCTCCCTCGCAGCTCCCATTGACCATAAGCCTTGCTCTGCACCCTTGGAACCTAAATCCCAGGCCTCAAGGAACCAAAGATGGGGAGCAGTGAGAGCAGCTGAATCCCTTACAGCCATTCCTGAGCCTGCCTCTCCCCAGCTTCTTGAGACACCAACTCATGCCTCCCAGATCCAAAAGGTGGAACCAGCAGGTAGATCTAGGTTCACCCCGGAGCTCCAGCCTAAGGCCTCTCAAAGCCGCAAGAGGTCTTTAGCTACCATGGATTCACCACCACATCAGAAACAGCCCCAAAGAGGGGAAGTCTCCCAGAAGACCGTGATTatcaaggaagaggaagaagatacTGCAGAGAAGCCAGGGAAGGAAGAG GATGTCGTGACTCCaaaaccaggcaagagaaagagagaccaggCAGAGGAGGAGTCCAACAGAATACCAAGCCGCAGCCTCCGACGGACCAAACTTAACCAAGAATCAACAGCCCCCAAA GTGCTCTTCACAGGAGTGGTGGATGCTCGGGGAGAGCGGGCTGTGCTGGCACTGGGGGGAAGTCTGGCTGGTTCAGCGGCAGAGGCTTCCCACCTGGTCACTGATCGCATCCGCCGGACAGTCAAGTTCCTGTGTGCCCTGGGGCGGGGAATCCCCATTCTGTCCCTGGACTGGCTGCATCAG TCCCGCAAGGCTGGTTTCTTCTTACCCCCGGATGAATATGTGGTGACCGACCCTGAGCAAGAGAAGAACTTTGGCTTTAGCCTTCAAGACTCACTGAGCCGGGCTCGGGAGCGAAGGCTGCTAGAG gGCTATGAGATCTATGTGACCCCTGGAGTCCAGCCACCACCACCTCAGATGGGAGAGATCATTAGCTGCTGTGGAGGCACATACCTACCCAGCATGCCTCGGTCCTATAAG CCTCAGAGAGTTGTGATCACATGCCCTCAGGACTTCCCTCATTGCTCCATTCCACTACGGGTTGGGCTGCCCCTCCTCTCGCCTGAGTTCCTGCTGACTGGAGTGCTGAAGCAGGAAGCCAAGCCAGAGGCCTTTGTCCTCTCCCCTTTGGAGATGTCATCCACCTGA